In the genome of Chaetodon auriga isolate fChaAug3 chromosome 15, fChaAug3.hap1, whole genome shotgun sequence, one region contains:
- the LOC143332431 gene encoding ras-related protein Rab-38-like — MQQELLFKVLVIGDLGVGKTSIIKRYVHQIFSQHYRATIGVDFALKVLQWDSDTVIRLQLWDIAGQERYGNMTRVYYREAVGALMVFDVTRASTFDAVLKWKDDLDSKVTLNHGRPVPAVLLANKSDQLASQLPKLDTFCRENGFVGWFETSAKENTNIDEAARCLVEHILNNEESPMIERDPSTLVLSGYANTTKDHLNCSSCVKW, encoded by the exons ATGCAGCAGGAGCTTCTGTTCAAAGTCCTGGTCATCGGGGACTTGGGAGTCGGGAAGACGTCTATCATCAAGCGGTACGTCCATCAGATCTTCTCCCAGCACTACCGAGCCACCATCGGGGTGGACTTCGCCCTGAAGGTGCTGCAGTGGGACAGTGACACTGTGATCCGGCTCCAGCTGTGGGACATAGCAG GACAGGAGCGGTATGGGAACATGACTCGTGTGTATTATCGGGAGGCGGTGGGAGCGCTGATGGTCTTTGACGTGACGAGGGCCTCCACGTTCGACGCCGTGCTGAAGTGGAAGGATGACTTGGACTCCAAG GTGACCCTGAACCACGGGAGGCCAGTTCCAGCTGTGCTCTTGGCCAATAAATCAGACCAGCTGGCTTCCCAGCTGCCCAAACTCGACACCTTCTGCAGGGAGAACGGCTTTGTTGGCTGGTTCGAGACATCtgcaaag gaaaacacaaacatcgaCGAGGCAGCACGCTGCTTGGTCGAGCACATCCTGAACAACGAGGAGAGCCCGATGATCGAGCGAGACCCCAGCACCCTCGTCCTGTCTGGGTACGCCAACACCACGAAGGATCATCTCAACTGCTCGTCATGTGTGAAATGGTGA